The segment GACAAACTGATGCCAACGAGTGTTAGTTAAGCAAGTTTACTGAAACGGGTAAACGATTTAAAGTGATGCTAACTTATTGAATAGTTTAGAGGTAACAAAAGATGAAAACCGATGCTGTCGCATTACTACTCTCACAAATCCTACACAAAATGAATCACTCTTAGGAAGCTTATTAGTTGATGCTACTAACAATTAACAACCCATAACGAGGCATTGTCTTAAGCATCTAGCAACGATGAAACAGAGGAgtgtttatttataattactGGAGTAAGTTACAATGCACTAAATCTAAATAAGACAGCTCATCCTAGAGGCTACTACAAACAATTCATAACTAGGCATTAATTCTGATCAGACAAGAAGATATATGGTGTTATTACCTTGTAGTAGCTCCATTGGGTTTGACCATCATTTTTGTAAGATAAAGGGTTGTCACTAGAGTAAGCAAGCTTAGCAGTGGATACATAAAGAACTCCCATAACAGGGCCAGCCGAGGTGGACAAGTAACATGCAAAAGAGTTCAACAGCTCTTCTTCTGGATCGGTCTCAAAGGTTTGTCTGAAAATCTTCTCGTACCCTCCTTCTGCAATAACCTTGGTACTCTGCGCAATTCTTCCCATAGCAGCATCGGCAAAACTCGGAGCAGTCCTCACTGGTCGAGACATCACTCAAAAGTACAAACATCATTCAGACAAGATCCCAttgttgtaataaaaaaaaaaaaaagaacttacgatGCTGCCACGTGTTCCCGGCGAGGCTCTCCGTCTTCTTGGCAGCTTCAGCAACTTTCCTTCCCCATCTCCCTAGCGCTCCTTTCACAGACTCCATCGTATCTGctccaattataaaaaaaaaaaagagatcaaaGTTTAAATCTGACCGTTACGAAACCTAATGTACACTCTTAACCTTTTAACGAAGTCTCTGGGGGAGAACGAGCAATGTACGGATTAGATCCGGCCGGGTAAGACGAATGATCCGGTTCCTGAGACCCGGAAACCAATTCGGGGCTCCAATGGACGTTTTTCTTCGATCCAGTTCGAACCGGCGGTTGCGCCGCTGTTGGGTCGCTCCCTTTCATCTCGATGCTCGCATTGCCGCCTCCCTTCTTCTGTCCTTGATCCGCAGCTTTCGGATCGACGATCGGCTGCGCAAGCTTCACTTCGATATCTGACTTAGGCGGCTCCATcgttcgaaaatggcttcttcaGGGACGGATCGTGGCGCGTCAGGTAATAATCGTTGAGACGGAGTTTGAATTTTTGTGCAAGGCATTGGTgagaaaatgaataaaatatttatttatttaatttggagAGCTTTGGAATAGAGAGGACGGGAGGTTACCGGGAAGACAGGTGACGAACCGTAACAAGTGATTGGCATTTTTAAGCGGCTATGAGAGATTATAAACCGGATTTAACCGATGGTGGATTGATTGTCACGTCTTTCTCTACGTTACATGAGACCATAATTATTGATGTGGTACATTGATCATTTTGTAACATAACTAAAATGTAATGCAATATTGTCAACCagggaaaaaagaagaaatttaaAGGTTTGAAAGAGATTGTCTGGAGtttgtttaaatttctaaacaaaaaaaaactccctcaaccatttttttttttttattaacctgGAAGTATCTCGGGTCTATGGAAGAGCCCAGACTAATCCCCAAGTGGATGTGCAGCCCACAGATAGACCTTCTCTCTGGATATGCAAATGGACCCTAAAGCATAGGTTCATATCCGTGCGGGGTGTCCAGAAACATCATGAGGTAGTTCCCTCTAACAGGGTTCGAACTTGCAACCTAGGAGCAGGAAGGAGCCCGTCCTTACCATTCGTCACCCATTCAATCTTTGTTAGCTTTGTAAGCAGGACACTTTCTGAGAGATAATTATAAATATCTATAACTTTAATCTgacccaaaaaaattaaaaatatatataactttaatCATGAGTCCATGGCTGGTAGTAAGGCGCGCCATGTTCATTTCTGCATAAGACTAGTATTAAGTTTAGTTCTAGGTTTGGAACAAatgtatattgttttaaaaaaaggaTGGTGCTATGTCAAGTCAGGGTATTTAACAGTCCAAAATATTAATGTAGCAACCAAAATTTTAAGACAATAAACGGAACCTTAACACGTTTAAGAATTATACTTCATGTACTCTAGAGTTGTACCAGTGAGTGAGATTAGTGCATATAGACATCTTGAGGCAGATCGTTTTTGCCTCTAAATGTACCTTTTTAATTGCTTATCCGCATATAACAGGCGTTCTCAGCCAATACATCGGTTTCATACGTTGTTTATTCAActgcatttttattttttttgtagtcaATTTCCctataaaatcttaaacaagTTATGTGCAGGTtaaagagattaaaaaaaaaacattttgggcttgacaaaaaaaaaacaaaaattgttagCTTAAGCCACCGTCCACCAAAAGCCAAGGGCTTGTAACTAGTTCTatgaattaaattaattatataatactaCTTTGGTTAATTAGAAAATATGACAAGGTCAAGGTTTCCAGGAAATAAAGATTCAAATTATACATTTCTCACGAAGATACAATTAATATAAGGTCAAACAATTTTGTAACTTAAGTGAAATACTTTGTTAGGTAGATTTCAAATTCTAATTAAGTactactccatccgtttcattttaattgtcgttCTAGATTTATGCacacagattaataaaacatatgattttgtatatttccaaaagaaaaacacaattatctatacacctaaccatatttcaaccaatagaaaaataaaatagagaatcttaataataaattttgcattgaaacaataaaacgacacttattttgaaacgaatTTTTTTCCTCAGAAAGACAATTAAATCGAAACGGAAGGAGTGGTAACTAAGGATTTCAAACTgtaatactctctccgtttcagtTTAGTTGTCATTGcacagtaatttttttttttcaaaataaatgtcaaTGTATAATTTTAGTgtcaaatttattattttatatctcaatctatttttctattagTTGAAATGTGGTTatgtttattataataatatttttatataataaatatacaaaactaaatatttttctaatttgtGTGCATACATTTAAAGTGATAACTAAAATGAAACGGGGGATACCAATTAGAAGCACTAGAAAACGGGAATGTGTGTTAAGCGGTTTCCATATGTATAATTAGAAGCATTTTCTTAAAAGACGTGAAACACTAAATTTTTATCTTTATGAAACAAAGAAAGTATATCAGTATATATGGTATCTAAAATGATAActtttaaacaataataatttaataaaatcaattaattttgtggaagtttacatttttttcataaaaatacaaaaataaaaattttcttctaaaacatctatttttgtgaaacgAAGGGAATATATATTAACTCtcctaaatattaattaaattaacattaagttcattaactaacatatgacaGCTTCGTCCACCCTCTGCCCGCGTGTATACAGTCGAGATGTACCACAACTTTTCAacataaacaattataataCTTTTATAAGAAAAGGTTAAATCCATGAGACAAGACATACTAATTATGAATCTTGTGAATATAGCTCGGGCTTCGGCAATACTGATGGGCCGGAAGCAATGTTATTATGACTTGGACCAAGAACACGCAGGCCCACTCCAGCTAAAGCACCTGatcacatataaatatattgttagtaTGGTCATCAGGTTAAG is part of the Brassica napus cultivar Da-Ae unplaced genomic scaffold, Da-Ae ScsIHWf_1178;HRSCAF=1689, whole genome shotgun sequence genome and harbors:
- the LOC106429381 gene encoding GLABRA2 expression modulator codes for the protein MEPPKSDIEVKLAQPIVDPKAADQGQKKGGGNASIEMKGSDPTAAQPPVRTGSKKNVHWSPELVSGSQEPDHSSYPAGSNPYIARSPPETSLKDTMESVKGALGRWGRKVAEAAKKTESLAGNTWQHLRTAPSFADAAMGRIAQSTKVIAEGGYEKIFRQTFETDPEEELLNSFACYLSTSAGPVMGVLYVSTAKLAYSSDNPLSYKNDGQTQWSYYKVVIPLHQLKAVNPSASIVNPADKYIQVISVDNHEFWFMGFLNYEGAVTSLQESLQDSGLRSV